The proteins below are encoded in one region of Streptomyces roseirectus:
- the ffh gene encoding signal recognition particle protein, with amino-acid sequence MFDTLSDRLQATFKTLRGKGRLSEADIDATAREIRIALLEADVALPVVRSFIKNVKERSLGAEVSKALNPGQQVLKIVNDELVTILGGETRRLRFAKTAPTVIMLAGLQGAGKTTLAGKLGKWLKDQGHSPLLVACDLQRPNAVNQLSVVAERAGVAVYAPQPGNGVGDPVTVAKDSIEFAKSKVHDIVIVDTAGRLGIDAELMQQAADIRDAVSPDEILFVVDAMIGQDAVNTAEAFRDGVGFDGVVLSKLDGDARGGAALSIRQITGKPIMFASNGEKLEDFDAFHPDRMASRILDMGDLLTLIEQAEKTFSQEEAQKMASKLASKKGQDFTLDDFLAQMEQVRKMGSISKLLGMLPGMGQIKDQINNLDERDVDRTAAIIKSMTPAERQDPTIINGSRRARIAKGSGVEVSAVKGLVERFFEARKMMSRMAQGGGMPGMPGIPGMGGGPGRTKKQPKQAKGKQRSGNPMKRKQQELEEAQRREAAAQGNAFGLPQQGAKDFELPDEFKKFMG; translated from the coding sequence GTGTTCGATACGCTCTCTGACCGCCTGCAAGCTACTTTCAAGACCCTCCGGGGCAAGGGCCGGCTCAGCGAGGCGGACATCGACGCCACGGCTCGCGAGATCCGCATCGCGCTCCTCGAAGCGGACGTCGCCCTCCCGGTCGTGCGTTCGTTCATCAAGAACGTCAAGGAGCGGTCGCTCGGGGCCGAGGTCTCCAAGGCCCTGAATCCGGGCCAGCAGGTGCTCAAGATCGTCAATGACGAATTGGTCACCATCCTCGGCGGCGAAACCCGTCGTCTCCGCTTCGCCAAGACCGCGCCGACCGTCATCATGCTCGCCGGCCTCCAGGGCGCCGGTAAGACCACCCTCGCCGGGAAGCTCGGCAAGTGGCTGAAGGACCAGGGGCACTCGCCGCTCCTCGTCGCGTGTGACCTTCAGCGCCCCAATGCCGTCAACCAGCTGAGCGTCGTCGCCGAGCGGGCCGGGGTCGCGGTGTACGCGCCGCAGCCGGGGAACGGTGTCGGGGACCCGGTGACGGTCGCGAAGGACTCGATCGAGTTCGCGAAGTCGAAGGTCCACGACATTGTCATCGTGGACACCGCCGGTCGGCTGGGTATCGACGCGGAGCTGATGCAGCAGGCGGCGGACATCCGGGACGCGGTCTCGCCGGACGAGATCCTTTTCGTCGTCGACGCGATGATCGGCCAGGACGCCGTCAACACGGCGGAAGCGTTCCGTGACGGCGTCGGGTTCGACGGTGTCGTCCTGTCCAAGCTCGACGGTGACGCCCGAGGCGGTGCCGCGCTGTCCATCCGGCAGATCACCGGCAAGCCGATCATGTTCGCGTCGAACGGCGAGAAGCTGGAGGACTTCGACGCGTTCCACCCGGACCGGATGGCCTCCCGCATCCTCGACATGGGTGACCTGCTCACCCTGATCGAGCAGGCGGAGAAGACGTTCAGTCAGGAAGAGGCCCAGAAGATGGCCTCGAAGCTGGCGTCGAAGAAGGGCCAGGACTTCACCCTGGACGACTTCCTGGCCCAGATGGAGCAGGTCAGGAAGATGGGGTCCATCTCGAAGCTGCTCGGGATGCTCCCCGGCATGGGGCAGATCAAGGACCAGATCAACAACCTCGACGAGCGGGACGTCGACCGCACGGCCGCGATCATCAAGTCGATGACCCCGGCGGAGCGCCAGGACCCGACGATCATCAACGGCTCGCGCCGCGCCCGTATCGCGAAGGGTTCCGGCGTCGAGGTGAGCGCGGTGAAGGGCCTGGTGGAGCGGTTCTTCGAGGCGCGGAAGATGATGTCGCGGATGGCGCAGGGCGGCGGGATGCCGGGCATGCCGGGGATTCCGGGGATGGGCGGCGGTCCGGGCCGGACGAAGAAGCAGCCGAAGCAGGCGAAGGGCAAGCAGCGTTCCGGCAACCCGATGAAGCGCAAGCAGCAGGAGCTGGAGGAGGCGCAGCGCCGGGAGGCGGCGGCTCAGGGCAACGCGTTCGGGCTGCCGCAGCAGGGTGCGAAGGACTTCGAGCTGCCGGACGAGTTCAAGAAGTTCATGGGCTGA
- the ftsH gene encoding ATP-dependent zinc metalloprotease FtsH, giving the protein MTNPAPPRKSPDQPWRTEGTPEEPPKPSGGRWMRGGWWRLVFTALVVYLLANIVLSYFGEDEPTISYTEFSKQVAVGNVSKIYAKGDAIQGQLKKEQKDPDGGEKYTKFNTERPTFADDKLWEGLARNNVTVTAEPVVQHRSFLVNLLISLAPMLLLVVLWIFIARRMSAGMGGAGGMLGRRSAPKPVELEAGEKRTTFEDVAGIDEVEGELNDVVDFLKNPDAYRRMGAKMPRGVLLAGPPGTGKTLLARAVAGEAGVPFFSASASEFIEMIVGVGASRVRELFAEARKVAPSIIFIDEIDTIGRARGGGSGMGGHDEREQTLNQILTEMDGFSGSEGVIVIAATNRADVLDPALTRPGRFDRVVQVSPPDRGGREAILEIHTRQIPLGPDVDLAQVARTTPGMTGAELANLANEAALLAVKRKQDQVTQTDLSEALEKVQLGAERPLVMPEEERRRTAYHESGHALLGMLQPGADPVRKITIVPRGRALGVTLSTPDADKYAYTEEYLRGRIIGALGGMAAEQVVYGVITTGAESDLEQVTNIARGMVARWGMSERVGRLSALPNDAQSAYGLAAAPQTLDVIDGEMRRIVDECYEEACRKLTEHRGQLDALALALLESETLEEADAYRVAGITRLAKDD; this is encoded by the coding sequence ATGACGAACCCTGCCCCGCCGCGCAAGTCGCCGGACCAGCCCTGGCGTACCGAGGGGACCCCGGAGGAGCCGCCGAAGCCGTCGGGCGGGCGGTGGATGAGGGGTGGCTGGTGGCGGTTGGTGTTCACCGCGCTGGTCGTGTACCTGCTGGCGAACATCGTCCTGTCGTACTTCGGCGAGGACGAGCCGACGATCTCGTACACGGAGTTCAGCAAGCAGGTCGCCGTGGGCAACGTCAGCAAGATCTACGCCAAGGGCGACGCGATCCAGGGTCAGCTGAAGAAGGAGCAGAAGGACCCGGACGGCGGTGAGAAGTACACGAAGTTCAACACCGAGCGGCCCACGTTCGCGGACGACAAGCTGTGGGAGGGGCTGGCGAGGAACAACGTCACGGTGACGGCTGAGCCGGTCGTCCAGCACCGCAGTTTCCTGGTGAACCTGCTGATCTCGCTGGCGCCGATGCTGCTCCTGGTCGTGCTGTGGATCTTCATCGCGCGCCGGATGAGCGCGGGGATGGGCGGCGCGGGCGGGATGCTGGGCCGCAGGTCGGCGCCGAAGCCGGTGGAGCTGGAGGCGGGGGAGAAGCGGACGACGTTCGAGGATGTGGCCGGGATCGACGAGGTCGAGGGTGAGCTGAACGACGTCGTCGACTTCCTGAAGAACCCGGACGCGTATCGCCGGATGGGTGCGAAGATGCCACGCGGTGTGCTGCTCGCGGGTCCGCCGGGGACCGGTAAGACGCTGTTGGCGCGGGCGGTGGCGGGGGAGGCGGGGGTGCCGTTCTTCTCGGCGTCGGCGTCGGAGTTCATCGAGATGATCGTGGGGGTCGGGGCGTCGCGGGTGCGGGAGTTGTTCGCGGAGGCGCGGAAGGTGGCGCCGTCGATCATCTTCATCGACGAGATCGACACCATCGGGCGTGCGCGGGGCGGTGGTTCGGGGATGGGTGGGCATGACGAGCGTGAGCAGACGCTGAACCAGATCCTCACCGAGATGGACGGTTTCTCGGGTTCGGAGGGGGTGATCGTGATCGCGGCGACGAACCGGGCGGACGTCCTGGATCCGGCGCTGACCCGTCCCGGCCGCTTCGACCGCGTCGTCCAGGTGTCGCCTCCGGACCGGGGCGGGCGTGAGGCGATCCTGGAGATCCACACCCGGCAGATCCCGCTGGGCCCGGACGTCGACCTCGCGCAGGTGGCCCGGACGACGCCGGGTATGACGGGCGCGGAGCTGGCGAACCTCGCGAACGAGGCGGCGCTGCTGGCCGTCAAGCGCAAGCAGGACCAGGTCACCCAGACCGACCTCTCGGAGGCCCTGGAGAAGGTCCAGCTGGGCGCGGAGCGGCCGTTGGTGATGCCGGAGGAGGAGCGGCGCCGCACGGCGTATCACGAGAGCGGGCACGCCCTGTTGGGCATGCTCCAGCCGGGCGCGGACCCGGTGCGCAAGATCACGATCGTCCCGCGCGGGCGCGCGCTGGGGGTGACGCTGTCGACGCCGGACGCGGACAAGTACGCGTACACGGAGGAATACCTGCGGGGCCGGATCATCGGTGCGCTGGGTGGGATGGCGGCCGAGCAGGTGGTGTACGGGGTGATCACGACCGGTGCGGAGAGCGATCTCGAGCAGGTCACGAACATCGCGCGCGGGATGGTCGCCCGCTGGGGCATGAGCGAGCGCGTCGGCCGTCTCTCCGCCCTCCCGAACGACGCCCAGTCCGCGTACGGCCTCGCCGCCGCGCCGCAGACCCTCGACGTGATCGACGGGGAGATGCGGCGCATCGTCGACGAGTGCTACGAGGAGGCGTGCCGCAAGCTGACCGAGCACCGGGGTCAACTGGACGCGCTGGCGCTGGCGTTGCTGGAGAGCGAGACGTTGGAGGAGGCGGACGCGTACCGGGTCGCGGGGATCACGCGCCTGGCCAAGGACGATTAG